The nucleotide sequence CCTTGTGCACGCCCAGGGCGGAACCTCCATGCGCGGGCTTCACGGCCACGGGGAAGCCGCCGATCACGCGTTCCTGCACCAGATCGAGCGCCGTGGCCGCGCCCATGTCCTTGAACGCGTCACGCGCCAGGTAGATGCCCTGCGGCCACGAGGCGACCGGCGCTTCTCCGGTGATAGCGCGGTACGTGGCCAGCTCGTAGTGCATGGAGTCCTTGTTCCACGAGCGATGGCACACGTGCGACGGCGAGCCGATGAAGGGGATGTCCAGGAACTCGAGCAGGCTTTGAATGGTGCCATCCTCGCCGTGCTTGCCGTGCAGGGCGCTGTAGCACACGTCGGGGCGCTCGCTGCGCAGCGTGGGCACCAGCTCGCCCGTGGTGTCGAGCGGCACCGCCTTGTGGCCGGCCTCTTCGAGCGCAGCACACACATTCTTGCCACTGGCCAGGGAAAACTCGCGCTCGAACGAAGCGCCGCCCATCAACACTGCAACTTTGAGGCCCATCGATAACTCCTTGTTCGGCTTATTCGGCTTTGATGGCGCCCGCCTCCAGGAAGGCGCGGTAGAGCTCCAGGCGGTCGTTGATGACGGCGGCGAGGCGCTTGACGGCCTCGGCGAGGTTCTCGGGGCTCTCGTAGCAGAACGCGATGCGCATGCAGTTCTTGCCGGCGGAGCCGCCGGGATAGAAGCCGTCGCCCGGCGTGTACGTCACGCCCCTCTCCAGCGCCACGGACAGCATGGAGCCGGTATCCACGTACGGCGGCAGCGTCACCCACACGAAGAAGCCGCCTTCGGGGCGCGTCCAGGTGGCCTCGGCCGGGAAGTGCTCGTCCAACGCGGCCAGCATGGCGTCGCGTCGCGTGCGGTAGGTTTTCACGAACTTCTGCAACGTCTTCTGCCACGGGGTGTCGGTGAAGTAGTGCTCCACCACCACCTGGTTGAAGGCGCTTCCGCAGAGGTCGGTGCCCTGCTTCACCAGGTTGATCTTCGCCAGCACGCTCTTCGGCGCCACGATCCAGCCGGTGCGCAGGCCCGGCGCGAACACCTTCGACACGGTGCCCAGGTACACGACGTCGTCCGAGAGCGCCTTGAGCGGCAGCACGTGGCCGCCGTCGTAGCGCAGGCGGCCGTAGGGGTCGTCCTCCACCACCATGAAGCCGTACTCCTCCGACAGCTCCAGCAGGCGCTTGCGGCGGGCGGGCACCATGGTCACGCCGCCGGGGTTCTGGAAGTTCGGGATGGTGTAGAGGAACTTCAGGCGCAGGTTGCCCTTGCCGAGGCGCGCGAGCTCTTCCTCCAGCAGGTCCATGCGCATGCCCTCGTCGTCGAAGGGGATGCAGCGGATGTCGGGCTCGTAGGCGGAAAACGCCTGCAGCGCGCCCAGGTAGGTGGGGCCCTCGGCCAGCACGATGTCGCCCGGAT is from Gordonibacter urolithinfaciens and encodes:
- a CDS encoding PLP-dependent aminotransferase family protein, which encodes MTTAHLTFDQTGDKIAERVVKMRSSAVRDLFAAASNPNIISLSGGMPDVSLLPHSAIRAATRAACDDERAVALQYGSTDGRVETKQVFCDLMRDIGVRAKPENVMITTGAQEALDLIAKTFLNPGDIVLAEGPTYLGALQAFSAYEPDIRCIPFDDEGMRMDLLEEELARLGKGNLRLKFLYTIPNFQNPGGVTMVPARRKRLLELSEEYGFMVVEDDPYGRLRYDGGHVLPLKALSDDVVYLGTVSKVFAPGLRTGWIVAPKSVLAKINLVKQGTDLCGSAFNQVVVEHYFTDTPWQKTLQKFVKTYRTRRDAMLAALDEHFPAEATWTRPEGGFFVWVTLPPYVDTGSMLSVALERGVTYTPGDGFYPGGSAGKNCMRIAFCYESPENLAEAVKRLAAVINDRLELYRAFLEAGAIKAE
- a CDS encoding D-alanine--D-alanine ligase, which produces MGLKVAVLMGGASFEREFSLASGKNVCAALEEAGHKAVPLDTTGELVPTLRSERPDVCYSALHGKHGEDGTIQSLLEFLDIPFIGSPSHVCHRSWNKDSMHYELATYRAITGEAPVASWPQGIYLARDAFKDMGAATALDLVQERVIGGFPVAVKPAHGGSALGVHKVDSVDDLGEAILDALSFDEAVVIEQWVDGVEMAVSVLGTGWDAYALPPVEIVPTKGLYGTEARMEPGAVQYFAPVRPASLSDDEGDAQAIRAEIERAALEVYRAYNARDLARIDLIWDGAQARVFEVNVSPGMAERSLFPAACAAAGLSLSSVLNELVSQYAK